One Bacillus pseudomycoides genomic region harbors:
- a CDS encoding FtsK/SpoIIIE domain-containing protein, protein MLSLLLIPATFITVAYFYKSKGMSDKKKIATFFEIAKICVQHKGELQYPNFIKEIEDDISMNYVYKLPLGVPSQLIKKLAEVLEEGLYKPVKISFHQRELHIRVFKQRIPEMWNWSKDLLKEHTWKVMMGKALDKHVYHDFEKTPHMCVSGMTRFGKTVFLKNVMTSLILQQSQHVKFFIIDLKEGLEFSPYKELSQVVEVAENPEQALEMLARVREKMVKQIEMMKNSYFTNVIDTSIRERCFIIVDEGANLCPTQGLPKKQRDLLFMCQEMLSEIARIGGGLGFRLIFCTQYPTSDTLPRQIKQNADAKLGFRLPTAVASQVALDEPGLEDLPSLPGRALFKTDRTEEIQVPYLKDKDMWDLLKQYKVVKKHEASSPQTESEANRDFIHFE, encoded by the coding sequence ATGTTATCACTTTTATTAATTCCAGCAACCTTTATAACAGTAGCTTACTTTTATAAAAGTAAAGGAATGAGTGATAAGAAAAAAATTGCAACGTTTTTTGAAATTGCAAAGATATGTGTTCAACATAAAGGTGAATTACAATACCCTAATTTTATAAAAGAAATAGAAGATGACATAAGTATGAATTATGTTTACAAGTTACCGCTCGGCGTACCTAGTCAACTTATCAAAAAGTTAGCTGAAGTATTAGAAGAAGGACTATATAAACCTGTTAAAATATCGTTTCATCAAAGAGAGCTTCATATTCGAGTATTTAAGCAACGAATACCTGAAATGTGGAATTGGTCTAAGGATCTGTTAAAAGAGCACACATGGAAAGTTATGATGGGGAAAGCATTAGATAAACATGTATATCATGATTTCGAGAAAACACCGCATATGTGTGTAAGTGGAATGACTCGTTTTGGAAAGACAGTATTCTTAAAAAATGTGATGACTAGTTTAATTTTGCAACAGTCTCAACATGTGAAATTTTTTATTATTGATCTGAAGGAAGGGCTAGAATTTAGTCCTTACAAAGAGCTATCCCAAGTAGTAGAAGTAGCTGAAAATCCGGAACAGGCGTTAGAGATGTTGGCGAGAGTACGTGAAAAGATGGTAAAACAGATTGAAATGATGAAAAATTCCTATTTTACCAATGTTATAGACACATCAATTAGAGAACGTTGCTTCATCATAGTAGATGAAGGAGCGAATCTTTGTCCGACACAAGGTTTACCTAAAAAACAACGGGATTTATTATTTATGTGCCAGGAGATGTTATCTGAAATCGCAAGAATCGGAGGTGGTTTAGGATTCCGGCTTATATTTTGTACCCAATATCCAACCTCTGACACATTGCCAAGGCAAATCAAACAAAATGCTGATGCAAAGCTAGGTTTTCGATTACCAACAGCGGTTGCTTCACAAGTTGCTTTGGATGAACCAGGTCTTGAAGATCTGCCTTCCCTTCCAGGAAGAGCATTATTTAAGACTGATCGGACAGAGGAAATCCAGGTACCGTATTTAAAGGATAAAGACATGTGGGATTTACTGAAGCAATATAAGGTGGTGAAAAAGCATGAGGCATCAAGCCCTCAAACAGAAAGCGAGGCAAATCGAGATTTTATCCACTTTGAGTAA
- a CDS encoding replication-relaxation family protein, which yields MRHQALKQKARQIEILSTLSKLDFATRRQLQAIHCLGSIRNANRVLKDMHPYCHITKIAREHVYYLNKKGRNLLGVTREVKKSSQLQHILMRNESWMWLGFPEWKTERSIEFSINDQRHQIIPDATYFEDKVPHFVEIDRMQHMKANEHKIQLYGHITDIYKRQNAIVPVIIFFTLSDYRQSKLEQYAVKQNVFMRTFVMEDVFS from the coding sequence ATGAGGCATCAAGCCCTCAAACAGAAAGCGAGGCAAATCGAGATTTTATCCACTTTGAGTAAACTAGATTTTGCAACCAGGAGGCAATTACAAGCCATTCACTGTCTAGGGAGCATTCGAAATGCAAATCGTGTATTGAAGGATATGCACCCGTATTGTCACATAACAAAAATAGCTCGTGAGCATGTGTATTATCTCAATAAAAAAGGACGTAATTTATTGGGTGTCACAAGGGAAGTAAAGAAAAGTAGTCAATTACAGCATATATTAATGCGAAATGAAAGTTGGATGTGGCTTGGATTTCCAGAATGGAAAACAGAAAGATCTATAGAATTTTCAATCAATGATCAACGACATCAAATTATTCCAGATGCAACTTATTTTGAAGATAAAGTCCCTCATTTCGTTGAAATAGATCGGATGCAACATATGAAGGCAAATGAACATAAAATACAGTTATATGGCCATATAACAGATATCTATAAAAGACAGAATGCTATTGTTCCAGTGATTATCTTTTTTACACTGTCAGACTATCGGCAATCTAAATTAGAGCAATATGCTGTAAAACAAAACGTGTTTATGAGAACATTTGTAATGGAAGATGTATTTAGTTAA
- a CDS encoding helix-turn-helix transcriptional regulator: protein MPWFKKPRSKLGKFIDKHNLKQVDIANISGLRESTISRLANIDSVSPSMKSANKIVKALRILTGKNVNNTDFWA, encoded by the coding sequence ATGCCATGGTTTAAAAAACCCCGTTCAAAACTTGGAAAGTTCATAGATAAACATAATTTAAAACAAGTTGATATTGCAAATATTAGTGGTCTTAGGGAATCAACTATTAGTCGTCTAGCAAATATAGACAGTGTTTCGCCAAGTATGAAAAGTGCCAATAAAATCGTTAAAGCTTTACGTATACTAACAGGTAAAAATGTTAATAACACAGATTTTTGGGCGTAA
- a CDS encoding Y-family DNA polymerase has translation MYDYSLLPNRIILCVDLRSFYASVSCIKMGLDPLYTKLAVVGDVNRNGSIVLAATPPLKALGVKKMARLYEIPRRDDILVVNPIMGTYIKCSNYITGLALQYVPIEDFHQYSIDEFFMDITDSIHLFAIDPYEFALKFKREIYAKTRIECTIGIGPNPLMSKVALDVEAKKTKDCIAYWKYEDVPIKLWPIRPLSKFWGISGKTEAKLNRKGIHSIEDLANYPLKYLKQSFGVIGSELHLHSHGIDFSRISEKYVPATTSVGKSQILMRDYTIEEFPIVLLEHIEEVCYRLRRINKLAKAMHFSVGYSKDYAGGFRKTHTLNRPTNLTMDIYHICTYFLHELYTGEPIRSINVSLTNLINEGEEQISLFDNVIQREKEMKLTKVMDEIRYKFGKNSILRGISYTNSATTRYRNTLLGGHKS, from the coding sequence TTGTATGATTATTCTCTATTACCTAACCGAATTATTTTGTGTGTAGATCTTCGTAGTTTTTATGCGTCGGTGAGTTGCATCAAAATGGGATTAGACCCTCTTTACACTAAATTAGCTGTGGTTGGTGATGTAAATAGAAATGGCTCAATTGTATTAGCTGCAACTCCACCATTAAAAGCGTTAGGCGTTAAGAAAATGGCAAGGTTGTATGAAATTCCGCGTCGTGACGATATTCTTGTAGTGAATCCAATCATGGGAACCTATATAAAATGCTCAAATTACATAACTGGTTTAGCTTTACAATATGTTCCCATTGAGGATTTTCACCAGTATTCCATAGATGAATTCTTTATGGATATTACGGATAGTATTCATTTATTTGCTATTGATCCGTACGAATTCGCATTGAAATTCAAACGTGAAATATATGCGAAAACTAGGATTGAATGCACGATAGGAATTGGCCCTAATCCTTTAATGAGCAAAGTAGCATTAGATGTGGAAGCGAAGAAAACAAAAGATTGCATAGCATACTGGAAGTACGAAGATGTACCCATAAAATTATGGCCGATACGACCACTTAGCAAGTTTTGGGGAATTTCAGGAAAAACAGAAGCGAAGTTAAACCGAAAAGGAATACATTCAATTGAGGATTTAGCGAATTATCCTCTTAAATACTTAAAACAAAGCTTCGGTGTAATCGGATCAGAATTACATTTACATAGCCACGGAATTGACTTTAGTCGCATTTCGGAAAAATATGTTCCTGCTACAACTTCTGTCGGGAAAAGCCAAATTCTAATGCGTGACTATACAATAGAAGAATTTCCGATTGTTCTATTGGAACATATTGAAGAAGTTTGTTATCGATTGAGACGAATAAACAAATTAGCGAAAGCCATGCATTTTTCAGTCGGTTACAGTAAAGATTATGCTGGGGGTTTCAGAAAAACTCATACTTTGAACCGACCAACCAATTTAACTATGGATATTTATCATATTTGTACATACTTTTTGCATGAATTATATACTGGGGAACCCATTAGATCGATCAATGTTTCTTTAACTAACTTAATCAATGAAGGTGAAGAACAAATATCACTATTCGATAACGTAATACAACGTGAAAAGGAAATGAAATTAACTAAGGTAATGGATGAAATACGTTATAAGTTTGGTAAAAACAGCATATTAAGAGGGATTTCGTATACAAATAGTGCGACAACAAGATACAGAAACACACTGTTAGGAGGACATAAGTCGTGA
- a CDS encoding YolD-like family protein has product MPKGKGMVKWSPFAAIKEQFEGINELYEKQNHVPMPILDEQQLEAINEVVCHALFENLEVSISYYKQKKIQLETGYIHYYDTSKNELRVINKDNKVLHIDIDYITGIKYT; this is encoded by the coding sequence ATGCCTAAGGGTAAAGGAATGGTAAAGTGGAGTCCATTCGCAGCAATAAAAGAGCAATTTGAAGGGATAAATGAATTGTACGAAAAGCAAAATCATGTTCCGATGCCAATTTTAGATGAACAGCAATTAGAAGCTATAAATGAAGTTGTATGTCATGCATTATTTGAAAATCTAGAAGTAAGTATTTCCTATTATAAACAGAAAAAAATACAATTGGAAACTGGTTATATTCATTATTATGATACATCTAAAAATGAGTTAAGAGTTATTAATAAAGATAATAAGGTATTACACATAGATATCGATTATATTACAGGTATAAAATATACATAA
- a CDS encoding dsDNA nuclease domain-containing protein: protein MDALNKIFSTKPPENSGSRSANRFSFQKNWTLIKILELHKNKLDYSIVLDYHDDVLVLDSEINPQKIEFYQIKTKSVGSSNWTLPALIKFTEGKNKEILNSMLGKLYKNKLNFPKETKSLNFVSNKAYSIKLEDETNTKDSSVIQIPFSTICSTEKEKVENNLKKEMNITECSDVFDYTFLYITPLSLTESKEHAVGKSSQVLKEMGYHKINPDLFYKYLYGEIELRNDCEMEFHSLEDFISHKSLAKSKVQAIINQLNPKDDLTATWKKINEELRATKKLTLYDLKQLESKWEEWEVRILANELALVSTMQDEINELLKTNLQKCTSVYELLINVYEEYSLLDKEYPDELFNKYDIQALILMQYTTLKI from the coding sequence ATGGACGCATTGAATAAAATATTTTCCACTAAACCACCTGAAAATAGTGGTTCTCGATCGGCAAATCGCTTTAGTTTCCAAAAAAATTGGACTTTAATAAAAATTCTCGAATTACATAAAAATAAATTAGATTATTCAATTGTTCTTGATTATCATGATGATGTACTTGTGCTAGATTCAGAGATTAATCCCCAGAAAATTGAATTTTATCAAATAAAAACCAAGAGTGTGGGTAGCTCAAATTGGACACTCCCTGCATTAATTAAATTTACGGAAGGGAAAAATAAAGAAATTTTGAACTCTATGTTGGGAAAACTTTATAAAAATAAATTGAATTTCCCAAAGGAAACTAAATCATTAAATTTTGTTTCCAACAAAGCATACAGCATTAAACTAGAAGATGAAACAAATACCAAGGATTCCTCAGTTATACAAATTCCTTTTTCAACAATATGTTCTACAGAAAAGGAAAAGGTCGAAAATAACTTGAAAAAAGAGATGAATATAACAGAATGTAGTGATGTTTTTGATTACACTTTCTTATACATTACCCCTTTAAGCCTTACAGAAAGTAAAGAACATGCGGTTGGGAAATCATCTCAAGTACTAAAAGAAATGGGATATCATAAAATAAATCCTGATTTGTTTTATAAATATTTATATGGAGAAATTGAGTTACGGAATGATTGCGAAATGGAATTTCATTCTTTAGAAGATTTCATAAGTCACAAGTCTTTAGCAAAGAGTAAGGTCCAGGCCATCATAAATCAGTTAAATCCTAAAGATGATTTAACTGCAACATGGAAAAAAATCAATGAAGAACTAAGAGCAACTAAAAAGTTGACACTGTATGATTTAAAACAACTAGAAAGTAAATGGGAAGAATGGGAAGTGCGAATTTTGGCAAATGAATTAGCACTAGTTTCAACCATGCAAGATGAAATTAATGAATTATTAAAAACAAATTTACAAAAATGTACTAGTGTTTATGAACTGCTTATTAATGTGTATGAGGAATATTCATTATTAGATAAAGAATATCCTGATGAATTATTTAATAAATATGATATACAAGCGTTAATACTGATGCAATATACAACACTTAAAATATAA